The Prodigiosinella aquatilis region CGGATATAGGAATCGTATCCGGTCTTTTTTTAATCTATTGATTTTAAACGATTTATTTTCATTTGTCCGAAAATGTCCGAAATTTGTCCGAAATTCGATATCCGGCCTTTTACAGATAAGTGTATTCTTTTCCCATTGTATCCAGATACTTATCGGTCATTTTTGCTGACTTGTGACCCAGTAGCTTCTGAGCAAATTCCTTTCCATATTCTTTCTCATATAATCTGCCAGCCAGGCTTCTTATCTCATGAAATGTCGGTGGATTTTCATCAAAAGTGTTCCCCGTCGCGTTCCTCGCTGTTACAAATCCTTTTGTCAGACTGTCTGCGTTCATCAGTCCGTCCGGGCTGTTTTTTCTGACACCGGCGCTTATCAGGCAATCAGTTTACTGGCGTTCCGACATGTTTCTATCACGCCAGCAATGGTTAGTCCGAGAGCCTTCAATTTTAGAGCATCCTGTCATTACATGAAGGCCACCGTAGTGGCCTCTTATCATGCAGCAACAAGTTTGTGCAAGGTTGACGTGTCAACGGTCTGCTGAGCTACCCATAGACTGTAATTGCTCTGAAGGTTTAGCCAGAATTTCGCCGAACTACCCAGAACGGCAGATAGTTTTACTGCCATTTCAGGACTGATAGCAGCATTCCCTGCAACAAGACGTTGTACTGTGGAAGGCGCTACACCGAGTGCCCTGGCTAGTTCTCTGATGCCTACACCCAATTCTTCTAGGGTTTCGGCAATGATTTCCCCCGGATGCGGGGGATTATGCATAGTCATCAGTGGTAATCCTCATAATTAACGATGTAGGCATTCCCATCGATAAATTCAAATGTAATGCACCCGTTCCCTGTGACGGTTATGGACCCTTGCCCTTTTTTGTCTCCGGTTTACGGGTGGAGACTGTAACCAGGGCGGTCAATATCCTTTATCTCTTCCGTTGCATCAATAACCGCGAGACGAAGCCTGATTTTCCCAGCTTGCTTTGCGTCTATCCCTGCGGTGGAGCCTTTTTCGAAGAACTGACGCAACCCTTTATGCTTGAAGCTTTTAATCATTAATAGCTTTCCCGCTGTTGCGTCATGAGAAACACTATATCGGGTGTTGTGTATCGCGCAACATTTATTTTTATATTAACCACCTCTGGTTCATTGGCATTTTTTTCTACCCTGCGTATTCCGCTCTATTCGATCACGGATTGGCATCGAAGTTCGATCAGCGATTCTCATCCATTCGATCAGCCGGGAACTTAACTTTTCCTACTGCTTTTTAACCTGTTTTTTCGTCGCTTTCCACTCCCGGTTTATTTTTCCTCATTGACTCACCCTGGAGTGCCAGTCTGTGCGCGTTATGCACCAGCCTGTCCAGGATCGCATCTGCCGTTGTCGGGTTCTCCATCAGACCGTGCCACTTGTCTACTGGGAACTGGCTCACCACGATGGTACTGCTTTGTCCGTAGCGGTCTTCGATTATCTCCAACAGGTCGTTACATTGCGCGTTGCTCAGTGGCTCCAGACCCAGATCGTCCAGGATGAGCACCTGCGTTTTTTGCAGCTGTTTCAGGTGCTTCAGCCAGCTGCCGTCAACGCGACCCTGCGCCAGCATCTCCAGTAGCCGTCCCGTACGCCAGTACTGCACGCTGTGTTTCTGTCGGCATGCCTGCTCACCCAGCGCATTGGCTATCCAACTTTTTCCACACCCCGTCGGACCGGTGATCAACAGGCTTTTCTTGTGGGTGATGTAGTGACCGTTCAGCAGTTCCCGCATCTGCTCGGCCCGCAGACCCCGTGAGACCGGGTAATGCAGCCCCTCCGGGGCTGCCTGGTACTTCAGGTTGGCGCTTTTTCTCAGCCGCGCAACACGACCGTTTTCTCTGTTCAGCAACTCATCATCGGCCAGCAGGGTCAGCCGCTCCTCGAACGACAGCTCCTCGTAAGTCTGGGGCGTTTCTCGCTGGCGTATCAGCCCACCGGCCATCGCCGGGAGCTTCAGTTGGGTCAGTTTGTTTAACAGGTTATCGCTCATACAGTCGGTTCCTCTGGTTGTCAGTTAGTGGTAGTAGCCCGGGCCGCGCAGGTTTTCATGCTCAGGTGAGGTCACGGTGTGCTGCTCGCTCTGACGGGATAACGGCAGCTCCTGGTGCTCACGATGGTGACGCAGCAGGTTGTCGATAAAGCGTCTGTCCGGTGCGTTATAGTGCCAGGCGACGCAACTGGCTTTTTCCAGCCGCTCTTTTCCGTATTTTTTCTGCAGCGCGATCAGACCGAGTACCGCGCGGTAGGCCAGCTCCGGATGAGCCTTTGCTTTCAGCATGGCGTCAACCACCCTGCCGGTGAACGGGCCGATGCTGCATCCCATCTCGAGCAGTCGTTCCGGTGTCCAGGTTCCGTGCCCCCGGTGTTGAGCCGGCATATGCAGCGGATTGGTAGTGTGCTTATACTCATGCGAACTGCGCGGATGCTGCGCCACGCACTGCCCCTTGTGCCAGAGCTGAACCACCGTCTGACCTGCTTTCAGCGACAGGCGCTGACCGACCAGTTCGTGCGGAACCGAGTACCAGTGGCGGGCATATTCAACGTGGTAGTCAGGGCCGACCTTCACCGCTTTGTACTCCGTGTATTCATACGTCGCCAGAGGCAGCGGTGAGAGTGCCGGCGCATCCAGTATGCGGAAGCGCTCTGCGCGGGTCTGGTTGCCGTACCCTTTCATTGGCCGGTTATTCATGTCCGTCAGCAACTCCCGCAGGCGGGTATTCAGCGCCCTGAGCGTGTAGAAGGTTTCATTGCGGATGCGGGCAAGCAGCCATCTTTCGACGATGAGGACGCCGTTTTCTGCTTTCGGTTTGTCTTTCGGCTTATAGGGGCGGGTCGGGATAATAACGGTGCCGTAGTGCTCTGCCAGCGCCTGATAGCTGTCATTGATGACAGGCTCATAGCGATCGGCCTTTTTCACCGCGCTTTTGAGGTTATCGGGGATAAGCAGCTTCGGCACGCCGCCCAGGAAGGTCAGGCAGCGGCTGTTGGCGTTCAGCCAGGACATCATGTCCTGGCCTTCACACGCCTCAACGTAGGTGTAGTTGGATGCCCCCATCACGGCCACGAAGATGGCCACCCGGCGTATTTCTCCGGTATCCGGGTTGATGACGGGGAGCGTCGGGCCACAGAAGTCGATAAAGAGTTTTTCGCCGGCGCGGTGCTCCTGGCGCATAGAGAGGCGGCGCGTTTTTTTCCACTCCCGGTAGCAACGGCAGAAGTGGGAGTACCCCATCGCCAGCTCACCGGCCTGAGCCTTGTACTCCATCCACAGCAGCTGTCGCGTTACGCCAGGCTTTCTCATCTCAGTATCGAAGTGAAGCAGGTCAGGCATCACCAGTTCTGATGCAGAGGCACTTTTGGCCGGGAAGATGCGCTTTTCAAGGGCATCATGGGATATTGCT contains the following coding sequences:
- a CDS encoding HigA family addiction module antitoxin — translated: MTMHNPPHPGEIIAETLEELGVGIRELARALGVAPSTVQRLVAGNAAISPEMAVKLSAVLGSSAKFWLNLQSNYSLWVAQQTVDTSTLHKLVAA
- the istA gene encoding IS21 family transposase encodes the protein METCFKILQLKFDQKLTNRCIALTLKISASTVFEVLSRFKATSLPWPLPEAISHDALEKRIFPAKSASASELVMPDLLHFDTEMRKPGVTRQLLWMEYKAQAGELAMGYSHFCRCYREWKKTRRLSMRQEHRAGEKLFIDFCGPTLPVINPDTGEIRRVAIFVAVMGASNYTYVEACEGQDMMSWLNANSRCLTFLGGVPKLLIPDNLKSAVKKADRYEPVINDSYQALAEHYGTVIIPTRPYKPKDKPKAENGVLIVERWLLARIRNETFYTLRALNTRLRELLTDMNNRPMKGYGNQTRAERFRILDAPALSPLPLATYEYTEYKAVKVGPDYHVEYARHWYSVPHELVGQRLSLKAGQTVVQLWHKGQCVAQHPRSSHEYKHTTNPLHMPAQHRGHGTWTPERLLEMGCSIGPFTGRVVDAMLKAKAHPELAYRAVLGLIALQKKYGKERLEKASCVAWHYNAPDRRFIDNLLRHHREHQELPLSRQSEQHTVTSPEHENLRGPGYYH
- the istB gene encoding IS21-like element helper ATPase IstB, translating into MSDNLLNKLTQLKLPAMAGGLIRQRETPQTYEELSFEERLTLLADDELLNRENGRVARLRKSANLKYQAAPEGLHYPVSRGLRAEQMRELLNGHYITHKKSLLITGPTGCGKSWIANALGEQACRQKHSVQYWRTGRLLEMLAQGRVDGSWLKHLKQLQKTQVLILDDLGLEPLSNAQCNDLLEIIEDRYGQSSTIVVSQFPVDKWHGLMENPTTADAILDRLVHNAHRLALQGESMRKNKPGVESDEKTG